From the Balearica regulorum gibbericeps isolate bBalReg1 chromosome 4, bBalReg1.pri, whole genome shotgun sequence genome, one window contains:
- the CLDN23 gene encoding claudin-23: protein MRTPTAMIVGLVLCPCGLLLTLTGTLAPNWRQVSLIPDQPLDFILEQGIWDMCRELQSSHDRRCGQADELGYFEQVPVRVAQGLMPTSLVVTLLGLVVAALGVRCWQKEPRHLLAGVSGLVLLLSGLLSLVPTSWYTHELWALPATAGSTLVVGYSLVLSYLGSCLEILGGLALTLSFHHCCKERRAPKLTPSPVLEAGPCSTTGAYHNPWDVLADERDGRHWRSTLPCDSDL from the coding sequence ATGCGGACGCCGACAGCCATGATCGTGGGGCTGGTGCTGTGCCCCTGCGGACTCCTGCTGACACTCACGGGCACGCTGGCACCCAACTGGAGGCAGGTGAGCCTCATACCTGACCAGCCCCTTGACTTCATCTTGGAGCAGGGCATCTGGGATAtgtgcagagagctgcagagcagccatgATCGCCGCTGCGGGCAGGCTGATGAGCTGGGCTACTTTGAGCAGGTACCCGTGCGGGTGGCCCAAGGGCTGATGCCCACCTCGCTGGTGGTCACCCTCCTGGGCTTGGTGGTGGCTGCCCTGGGGGTTCGCTGCTGGCAGAAGGAGCCACGGCACCTGCTGGCTGGCGTGTCAGGGCTGGTGTTGCTCCTCTCAGGGCTGCTGAGCCTTGTGCCTACCTCCTGGTACACCCATGAGCTGTGGGCACTGCCCGCAACAGCTGGTAGCACGCTGGTTGTAGGCTACAGCTTGGTGCTGAGCTACTTGGGAAGCTGCCTGGAGATCTTGGGGGGGCTGGCCCTCACCCTCAGCTTCCACCACTGCTGCAAGGAACGCAGGGCCCCCAAACTgacccccagccctgtgctggagGCTGGGCCGTGCTCCACCACTGGGGCTTACCACAATCCCTGGGACGTGCTGGCAGACGAGCGAGATGGACGACACTGGAGGAGCACCCTGCCTTGTGACTCCGACTTATAG
- the LOC104636046 gene encoding uncharacterized protein LOC104636046, whose product MGRPPPPLRLLLALLSILLPLLLAGIVAGAGTRRASPAGPTCAASRQAACSAGCIPVPWLCDGEQQCPDGTDEQCDVACGGDPHVWQCDDGRCVSSSWRCDGAADCLDGSDEQDCVCGAKKVQCPGTHHCIPHWELCDRHQDCEDGWDEEGCPQQPCLPGQWQCRNRVCIMAEWKCNGIDDCGDSSDEDVCAPCPPGMVRCDEGKCILESLMCNDEDDCLDGTDEPSTCGRSCFVRNGGCAETCTDTHWGVQCSCGAGWVLQTDGQSCADVDECSLEYSPCSQLCSNTPGAFSCACLQGYTLRHGTICEVTDNATQILVAVGQDLALLDVRTQAYRPLLSTETEPRALVYDLLRETYYWLTEDGELRTHLPGKGTQPLYADAGEVNSISVDWFTGQLYWASSHPAAICAGLGDGRGYVTVLGKDVAPEQLTVHPAARCLYWVNRGQRGRTVITAAGMDGSNRRELTVVSMEEPVGLSLDHVAGRLYWISEYKESIETLRVDGSGRHSFPAVLRSHTEPLGLAVFESRFFWTDGTELASATRASPQEHAVLLRAPVSAFTVLHVLQQPPRDTAACAPGLCSHLCLLSPVHPRGYKCACPEGLFLLPSGKCAELSIVYASGKTISLVQVGTGARSKRVQEWQESLHLQDVDWQRSVLYGTDDRGTLLRVVGHPGKREAIATGLPVCSARVDIRSGDLYWLACNRRDIGVIQASDMSPRILHRARGSIQHLFLDWQRGALYWLARGQPLQQLSLAGGTPWDAWNETWPGDLPAAMDSRAFSVLWSSAMGLQALSLTKRQAVTLAPSWSHGLLAAFEPYLVSANGTALLLWDRRTLALVLSMPAAGVQGVVAFVGSELQAVPPSKGSALPLPPPVTTTTKTTTSITAARRTASTTRPTPSKTTTALTTTRAPTSKATTTPTTTSQSTSTKTTAVPTTARTTPTKTTIVWPTTTSTTTTRFLPTKITAPQPATTTQHPASPARVVPPTPSLLSSPVHPPTPVLRLSCPRTHVPCRDGTECVAQEYVCDGEKDCADGSDEDGCAQLCDTPGAFHCASGAVCIRAGEHCDGVPQCPDASDEIGCWSPTQECALRCDAAARCVPKSWLCDGHADCLDHADEQGCAPKECGPAEFPCQNGQCVPLALRCDGDRDCRDGSDEEGCAVPRPLLCRTGEVVCPRSGECVPEAWRCDGAADCGDGTDEQGCPWEEGLCGDRQWGCSHGHECIPDVWRCDGESDCMDGSDEAGCQPAPCQSHEYPCGLGACLNASLVCDGRQDCADSSDEGGNCSVPCQRSCAHLCYPSPQGPRCWCDPGYRLAEDGLSCMDIDECMEWGEGACSQTCLNAPGSYSCGCLPGYLLEPDGRVCKLIGPEPMLLVALQSEVLSYGLRSGHEKVLLATDKDRVVFSLDYDLVERKVFWMDLATESIRWQDLNSGKKGTLVKGVRSDCIAVDWLGRNLYWTDGAAGQVLATHLGAAWRGIPEYTVVMDGDLDQPHSLVLQPLAGLLYWSEVGSHPRLMEATMDGSQRHVLLAQGLGWPTALALDLPTWRIFWLDEKLGSIGSARLDGTSVKVLQLGWVRSPFAAAVCEGQLYWSEKKAWSVQQVDKASGKNRTVLLKRHGQPHGLQVMHPALRPVAPNPCVARGCSHLCLLSSRHAGQCRCPAGLTLAADETTCLPLRDSAFALLVSPAAVAQVYLKDLPTTAGSQGLPPHRALPLAKVGRLTAIDYAVKDKSLYFAEVGGDSIGLLRLKDWGRLSWKKAVAVEGTVTSLALDWLSGNLYWIGGQPPSIHVAAPGGRWALALLSKGLQGAAWLALCPRASTMCFVTAAGSRGLGATVECAAMDGTSRRAVWRRARAPTGLAFGGAGTRLYWADRERGTISSVELDGSHFRVVREGLHSLSLFTIGEGFLLWSTTSTNGSSKIWHSRLERAESWWFPMEQELVAMRIYSQFSQEGTNGCAKSNGGCAQLCLPNPAGRLCRCSPGYHLVRGVACMLALPCPAPLQACPDLQSCISEDQVCDGRPDCTDGSDESDCPSVEVGTQVPALSGMSRVEEEKPALPTAALKPQQPGPSLPAAPGPQEHGEPFLVPPSTEEVLGAVPCSSETCNLRGDCAIEAGRVTCHCALGYRGDYCEEAEVQPVAGPIALGVAVLLLLAAAAVGALTYMRRRDRRRRTSSTASTRVLTLYHRESDPEEEDDDEEELPPKSDTFVNEAYDGKEELPAPLQKGTSRPDTVFS is encoded by the exons atgggccgccccccgccgccgctccgcctGCTCCTCGCTCTcctcagcatcctcctgccgctgctgctggccGGGATCGTCGCCGGCGCCGGGACCCGCCGCGCCT CGCCTGCTGGCCCCACGTGTGCAGCCTCACGCCAGGCCGCCTGCAGTGCTGGCTGCATCCCTGTTCCCTGGCTTTGTGATGGCGAGCAGCAGTGTCCTGACGGGACAGATGAGCAGTGCG ATGTTGCCTGTGGCGGGGACCCCCATGTTTGGCAGTGTGACGATGGCCGGTGTGTTTCTAGCAGCTGGCGTTGTGACGGTGCTGCTGACTGCCTGGATGGCTCTGATGAGCAGGACTGTG TGTGTGGGGCAAAGAAGGTGCAGTGTCCCGGCACCCATCACTGCATCCCGCACTGGGAACTGTGCGATCGGCACCAGGACTGCGAGGATGGCTGGGATGAGGAGGGgtgtccccagcagccctgtCTGCCCGGGCAGTGGCAGTGCAGGAACAGGGTGTGCATCATGGCCGAGTGGAAGTGCAATGGGATTGATGACTGTGGTGATTCCTCGGATGAAGATGTCTGCG CCCCCTGCCCGCCAGGCATGGTGCGGTGCGATGAGGGGAAGTGTATCCTGGAGTCCCTGATGTGCAATGATGAGGACGACTGCCTGGATGGCACCGATGAGCCCAGCACATGCG GTCGGAGCTGCTTTGTACGCAATGGGGGCTGCGCAGAGACGTGCACTGACACGCACTGGGGAGTGCAGTGCTCCTGTGGGGctggctgggtgctgcagaCGGAcgggcagagctgtgctg ATGTGGATGAGTGCTCCCTGGAGTACAGCCCCTGCAGCCAGCTGTGCAGCAACACCCCGGGGGCTTTCAGCTGCGCCTGCCTCCAGGGCTACACCCTGCGGCACGGCACCATCTGCGAAGTGACAG ACAATGCAACGCAGATCCTggtggctgtggggcaggacctggcacttcTGGATGTGCGGACCCAAGCCTACCGGCCCCTGCTCTCCACCGAGACCGAACCCCGTGCCCTGGTGTACGACCTGCTCCGGGAAACCTACTACTGGCTGACAGAGGATGGCGAGCTCCGCACTCACCTCCCGGGGAAAGGCACGCAGCCCCTCTATGCAG ATGCCGGGGAGGTGAACAGCATCTCTGTGGACTGGTTCACAGGGCAGCTGTACTGGGCCAGCAGCCACCCTGCAGCCATCTGTGCGGGGCTGGGCGATGGCCGGGGCTATGTgacagtgctggggaaggatgTGGCACCAGAGCAGCTGACAGTGCATCCAGCTGCAAG GTGCCTGTACTGGGTCAACCGTGGGCAGAGGGGTCGGACAGTCATCACCGCAGCCGGCATGGATGGCTCAAACCGGCGGGAACTCACAGTGGTGTCCATGGAGGAGCCTGTGGGGCTGAGCCTGGACCATGTGGCCGGCAGGCTGTACTGGATCAGCGAGTACAAGGAG TCCATCGAGACGCTGCGGGTGGACGGCAGCGGGCGCCACTCCTTTCCTGCTGTCCTGCGGAGCCACACAGAGCCACTGGGCCTGGCTGTGTTTGAGAGCCGGTTCTTCTGGACTGATGGCACAGAGCTGGCGTCGGCCACCCGGGCCTCTCCCCAGGAGCATGCAGTACTGCTCCGTGCCCCCGTCTCAGCTTTCACTGTGCTGCacgtgctgcagcagcctcccc GAGACACTGCTGCATGTGCTCCGGGCCTGTGCAGTCACCTTTGCCTCCTGTCCCCTGTGCACCCTCGGGGCTACAAGTGTGCGTGTCCAGAgggcctcttcctcctgccctcagGCAAATGCGCAG AGCTGTCCATCGTGTATGCATCAGGGAAGACCATCTCCCTGGTGCAGGTGGGCACTGGAGCACGCAGCAAACGGGTGCAGGAGTGGCAGGAGTCCCTCCACCTGCAAGATGTGGACTGGCAGAGGTCGGTGCTTTATGGGACAGATGACCGTGGGACGCTACTGCGCGTTGTGGGGCACCCTGGCAAGAGAGAGGCCATTGCAACTGGGCTTCCAG TCTGTTCTGCCCGCGTGGACATCCGCTCGGGGGACCTGTACTGGCTCGCATGTAACCGGAGGGACATCGGGGTGATCCAGGCGTCTGACATGTCCCCACGCATCTTGCACCGTGCTCGCGGCAGCATCCAGCACCTCTTCTTGGACTGGCAGCGGGGCGCTCTGTACTGGCTGGCCCGTgggcagcccctgcagcagctgagcctGGCTGGGGGTACCCCGTGGGATGCCTGGAATGAGACGTGGCCTGGAGACCTGCCTGCAGCTATGGATAGCAGAGCCTTCAGCGTGCTCTGGAGCTCAGCCATGG GCCTGCAGGCACTGAGTCTGACCAAGCGGCAAGCAGTCACCCTGGCACCCAGCTGGTCCCACGGCCTTCTGGCTGCCTTCGAGCCATACCTGGTGTCAGCAAATGGAACggctctgctgctgtgggacCGGAGGACGCTGGCCCTTGTGCTGTCCATGCCGGCAGCAGGCGTGCAGGGAGTGGTGGCCTTCGTGGGCTCGGAGCTACAGGCTG TGCCACCAAGCAAGGGGTCTGCCCTGCCACTCCCTCCACCTGTGACCACCACTACGAAGACAACCACAAGCATCACTGCTGCTCGGCGCACCGCCTCCACCACAAGACCTACGCCAAGCAAGACCACCACTGCACTCACCACTACTCGTGCACCAACCAGCAAGGCTACCACAACACCAACCACCACCAGCCAGTCCACATCAACCAAGACCACCGCTGTGCCAACCACTGCTCGGACCACACCAACCAAGACCACCATTGTGTGGCcaaccaccaccagcaccaccaccactcgATTCTTGCCAACCAAGATCACTGCCCCGCAGCCAGCTACTACCACCCAAcacccagccagccctgcaagGGTAGTGCCACCTACCCCATCCCTCCTGTCCAGCCCTGTGCACCCCCCGACTCCAGTCCTCCGTTTGTCCTGTCCTCGCACACATGTGCCCTGCCGTGATGGCACTGAGTGCGTAGCCCAGGAGTACGTGTGTGATGGGGAGAAGGACTGTGCAGATGGCTCTGATGAGGACGGGTGTGCCCAGCTCTGCGACACCCCAG GTGCTTTCCACTGTGCAAGTGGAGCTGTCTGCATCAGGGCTGGGGAGCACTGCGATGGGGTGCCGCAGTGCCCGGATGCCTCTGATGAGATAGGCTGCTGGAGCCCCACTCAGGAGTGTGCCCTGCGCTGTGATGCTGCCGCCCGCTGTGTCCCCAAGAGCTGGCTGTGTGATGGCCACGCCGACTGCCTGGACCATGCTGATGAGCAGGGCTGTG caccgaAGGAGTGTGGCCCGGCTGAGTTCCCCTGCCAGAACGGGCAGTGCGTGCCCCTTGCCCTGCGCTGTGACGGTGACCGCGACTGCCGGGATGGCTCAGATGaggagggctgtgctgtgccccGGCCGCTGCTCTGCCGCACGGGTGAGGTGGTGTGTCCCCGCAGTGGGGAGTGTGTGCCGGAGGCCTGGCGCTGCGACGGTGCTGCCGACTGTGGGGACGGCACTGATGAGCAg GGCTGTCCCTGGGAGGAAGGGCTGTGCGGGGACCGGCAGTGGGGCTGCTCTCACGGCCACGAGTGCATCCCTGATGTCTGGCGCTGTGATGGAGAGAGTGACTGCATGGATGGCAGCGATGAGGCTGGCT gccagcctgctccctgccagagCCATGAGTATCCATGTGGGCTGGGGGCCTGCCTGAACGCATCCCTGGTGTGCGATGGCCGGCAGGACTGTGCGGACAGCTCGGACGAGGGGGGAAACTGCTCTGTGCCCTGCCAGCGGTCCTGCGCTCATCTCTGCTACCCCTCGCCCCAGGGCCCT CGGTGCTGGTGTGACCCAGGCTATCGGCTGGCTGAGGATGGTCTGTCCTGCATGGACATAGACGAATGCATGGAGTGGGGTGAGGGAGCCTGCAGCCAGACATGCCTCAATGCCCCAGGGTCCTACAGCTGTGGATGTCTTCCTGGTTATCTGCTGGAGCCTGATGGCCGTGTCTGCAAACTCATTG GACCAGAGCCCATGTTGCTGGTGGCCCTGCAGTCAGAGGTGTTGTCCTATGGCCTGCGGAGTGGGCATGAGAAGGTGCTGCTGGCCACCGACAAGGATCGCGTTGTCTTCTCGCTTGACTATGACCTGGTGGAGAGAAAAGTCTTCTGGATGGATTTGGCCACAGAGAGCATCCGCTGGCAGGACCTCAACTCGGGCAAGAAAGGCACACTGGTGAAAG GTGTGAGATCAGACTGTATAGCAGTGGACTGGCTTGGGAGGAACCTGTACTGGACGgatggggcagcagggcaggtgCTGGCCACTCACCTGGGGGCAGCCTGGCGAGGGATACCAGAGTACACTGTGGTGATGGATGGAGACCTGGACCAGCCCCACTCCCTGGTGCTCCAGCCTCTGGCAGG GCTGCTGTACTGGTCAGAGGTGGGGAGCCACCCACGGCTGATGGAGGCTACCATGGACGGGAGTCAGCGGCACGTGCTGCTGGcccaggggctgggctggcccaCAGCACTGGCCCTCGACCTTCCCACCTGGAGGATCTTCTGGCTGGATGAGAAGCTGGGCAGCATTGGTTCTGCACGTCTGGACGGCACCAGTGTGAAG gtcctgcagctgggctgggtcCGGAGTCCCTTCGCGGCGGCTGTGTGCGAGGGGCAGCTCTACTGGTCAGAAAAGAAGGCATGGTCCGTGCAGCAGGTAGACAAGGCCAGCGGCAAGAACAGGACCGTGCTGCTCAAGCGACATGGGCAGCCTCACGGCCTCCAG GTGATGCACCCAGCCCTGCGCCCCGTGGCCCCTAACCCATGCGTGGCACGTGGCTGCTCCCACCTGTGCCTGCTGAGCTCCAGGCACGCTGGGCAGTGCCGGTGCCCCGCTGGGCTGACACTGGCTGCCGATGAGACCACCTGCCTGCCCCTCCGCGATTCGGCCTTTGCCCTCCTGGTGTCACCGGCAGCCGTGGCACAG GTCTACTTGAAGGACCTGCCCACAACGGCTGGATCCCAAGGCCTTCCTCCACACCGAGCTCTGCCCTTGGCCAAGGTGGGCCGCCTGACAGCCATTGACTATGCAGTGAAAGACAAGAGCCTGTACTTTGCAGAGGTGGGGGGTGACTCCATCGGGCTGCTGCGCCTGAAGGACTGGGGCCGGCTGTCCTGGAAGAAGGCGGTGGCTGTGGAAGGCACGGTGACATCCCTGGCACTGGACTGGCTGAGCGGGAACCTGTACTGGATTGGGGGACAGCCGCCCAGCATCCACGTGGCAGCTCCTGGGGGGCGGTGGGccctggcactgctcagcaaggggctgcagggcgCTGCCTGGCTGGCCCTGTGCCCTCGCGCCTCCACCATGTGCTTTGTCACGGCGGCCGGCAGCCGTGGACTTGGTGCCACAGTGGAGTGTGCGGCCATGGATGGCACCAGCCGCAGAGCAGTCTGGAGGAGAGCCCGGGCTCCCACTGGCCTCGCCTTTGGGGGTGCTGGCACCCGGCTGTACTGGGCAGACCGTG AGAGAGGCACCATCAGCAGTGTCGAGCTGGATGGATCCCACTTCCGGGTGGTACGGGAAGGGCTGCACAGCCTCTCGCTCTTCACCATTGGAGAAGGCTTTCTGCTGTGGAGCACGACCTCAACCAACG GCTCCAGCAAGATCTGGCACAGCCGGCTGGAGCGGGCTGAGAGCTGGTGGTTCCCAATGGAGCAGGAGTTGGTAGCCATGAGGATTTACAGCCAGTTCTCACAGGAAG GCACCAACGGCTGTGCAAAGAGCAATGGAggctgtgcccagctctgcctgcccaaCCCTGCAGGGCGGCTGTGCCGCTGCTCCCCTGGCTACCACCTGGTGCGTGGGGTGGCATGCATGCTGGcactgccctgcccggccccgctccaGGCCTGCCCTGACCTCCAGAGCTGCATCTCTGAAGACCAGGTCTGCGATGGGCGCCCCGACTGCACTGATGGCTCTGATGAGTCTGACT gcccctctgtAGAGGTGGGGACACAGGTCCCTGCACTATCAGGAATGTCCcgtgtggaagaagaaaaaccagCCTTACCCACAGCTGCACTCAAACCTCAGCAGCCCGgccccagcctgcctgcagcccctggcccTCAGGAGCATGGAGAGCCCTTCCTGGTACCCCCCAGCACTGAGGAAGTGCTGGGGGCCGTGCCGTGCAGCAGCGAGACATGTAACCTGCGTGGGGACTGTGCCATCGAGGCTGGGAGAGTGACGTGCCACTGCGCCCTGGGCTATCGTGGTGACTACTGTGAGGAGGCAGAGGTGCAGCCCGTTGCAGGACCTATCGCCCTGGGAGTGGCCGTGCTCCTGCtgctcgctgctgctgctgtgggggcCCTGACCTACATGCGGAGACGGGACAGGCGGAGGAG gaCATCAAGCACTGCCTCCACCCGGGTGCTGACCTTGTACCACCGTGAAAGTGAccctgaggaagaggatgatgatGAGGAAGAGCTTCCCCCCAAGAGTGATACCTTTGTGAATGAAGCTTATGATGGGAAAGAG gagctgccagccccGCTGCAGAAGGGAACATCTCGCCCTGACACGGTATTTTCATAA